A section of the Bombus terrestris chromosome 2, iyBomTerr1.2, whole genome shotgun sequence genome encodes:
- the LOC100651513 gene encoding vacuolar protein-sorting-associated protein 36 isoform X2, whose translation MNRFEYADSRLLPNEIYIRRDVSICIYDGDIKTNFESGELVLTSHRFLWGRPGDISRGHTCLSLSLRHIVFFEEEIPGPFSFGRSKKVVIHLSEAPIDKMPGPLDNSVCNYIKFSFKEGLDPNFHTHLSDAITRRIWEFTPIMPLEHPDSNTKNSRDINKPLPQIKTRTGIIGIERSLQEQQKATDESISMAFQDLKKLMEVAKDMVSISKTISAKIRERQGDITEDETEVGGMITLTDVYCRVNRARGLELLSPEDLLNASRQLASLGLPIVLRVFDSGVMVLQSRSHDDNVIVDIIADLIRERGSLTAEELAQSEGISVLLARERLLVTEKRGKACRDDTIEALRFYPNLFLEQND comes from the exons ATGAATAGATTTGAATACGCTGATTCTCGACTTCTTccgaatgaaatttatataagacGCGATGTTAGCATATGCATATACGATGGAGATATCAAG ACAAATTTTGAAAGTGGTGAATTAGTACTTACCAGCCACAGATTTCTTTGGGGAAGACCTGGTGATATATCACGCGGTCATACATGCCTTTCATTATCCCTTCGTCATATAGTTTTCTTCGAGGAAGAAATTCCTGGACCATTTTCTTTTGGACGCAGTAAAAAAGTTGTTATACACCTTTCTGAAGCTCCAATCG ATAAAATGCCTGGTCCGTTGGATAATAGCGTATGTAACTATATTAAATTCTCGTTTAAAGAAGGTTTGGATCCAAATTTTCATACGCATTTGTCCGATGCTATTACGAGACGAATTTGGGAATTTACACCTATCATGCCTCTGGAACATCCTGATAGCAACACAAAAAATAGTAGAGATATTAATAAGCCTCTGCCACAAATAAAGACACGAACTGGTATCATAGGTATTGAAAGAAGCCTTCAGGAACAGCAGAAAGCAACAGACGAAAGCATATCAATGGCTTTTCAAGATCTTAAGAAGCTCATGGAAGTAGCCAAAGACATGGTTTCCATTTCAAAAACCATCTCGGCAAAAATACGG GAGAGACAAGGAGACATCACAGAGGATGAAACG GAAGTTGGGGGAATGATAACATTAACAGATGTTTATTGTCGTGTAAACAGAGCTAGAGGCTTAGAACTTCTTTCACCAGAAGATTTACTAAATGCCAGTAGACAATTAGCATCTTTAGGTTTACCTATAGTATTGAGAGTGTTTGATAGCGGAGTTATGGTCCTTCAGTCACGATCACACGATGATAATGTCATAGTTGATATTATAGCAGATCTA aTAAGAGAAAGAGGATCTCTAACAGCAGAAGAACTTGCTCAATCGGAGGGTATATCAGTCCTTTTAGCGCGCGAAAGACTGTTAGTGActgaaaaaagaggaaaagcatGTAGAGACGACACAATTGAAGCTTTAAGATTTTACCCTAATTTATTTTTGGAACAAAATGATTAA
- the LOC100651513 gene encoding vacuolar protein-sorting-associated protein 36 isoform X1: protein MNRFEYADSRLLPNEIYIRRDVSICIYDGDIKTNFESGELVLTSHRFLWGRPGDISRGHTCLSLSLRHIVFFEEEIPGPFSFGRSKKVVIHLSEAPIDKMPGPLDNSVCNYIKFSFKEGLDPNFHTHLSDAITRRIWEFTPIMPLEHPDSNTKNSRDINKPLPQIKTRTGIIGIERSLQEQQKATDESISMAFQDLKKLMEVAKDMVSISKTISAKIRERQGDITEDETVRFKSYLMSLGIDDPVTRDAYKSSNEYFKQLAKQLANILEEPIKEVGGMITLTDVYCRVNRARGLELLSPEDLLNASRQLASLGLPIVLRVFDSGVMVLQSRSHDDNVIVDIIADLIRERGSLTAEELAQSEGISVLLARERLLVTEKRGKACRDDTIEALRFYPNLFLEQND, encoded by the exons ATGAATAGATTTGAATACGCTGATTCTCGACTTCTTccgaatgaaatttatataagacGCGATGTTAGCATATGCATATACGATGGAGATATCAAG ACAAATTTTGAAAGTGGTGAATTAGTACTTACCAGCCACAGATTTCTTTGGGGAAGACCTGGTGATATATCACGCGGTCATACATGCCTTTCATTATCCCTTCGTCATATAGTTTTCTTCGAGGAAGAAATTCCTGGACCATTTTCTTTTGGACGCAGTAAAAAAGTTGTTATACACCTTTCTGAAGCTCCAATCG ATAAAATGCCTGGTCCGTTGGATAATAGCGTATGTAACTATATTAAATTCTCGTTTAAAGAAGGTTTGGATCCAAATTTTCATACGCATTTGTCCGATGCTATTACGAGACGAATTTGGGAATTTACACCTATCATGCCTCTGGAACATCCTGATAGCAACACAAAAAATAGTAGAGATATTAATAAGCCTCTGCCACAAATAAAGACACGAACTGGTATCATAGGTATTGAAAGAAGCCTTCAGGAACAGCAGAAAGCAACAGACGAAAGCATATCAATGGCTTTTCAAGATCTTAAGAAGCTCATGGAAGTAGCCAAAGACATGGTTTCCATTTCAAAAACCATCTCGGCAAAAATACGG GAGAGACAAGGAGACATCACAGAGGATGAAACGGTTAGATTTAAGTCCTATTTAATGAGTCTTGGCATTGATGACCCTGTTACCAGAGATGCGTATAAAAGTAGTAATGAATATTTCAAGCAATTGGCAAAAcaacttgcaaatattttagaAGAGCCAATTAAA GAAGTTGGGGGAATGATAACATTAACAGATGTTTATTGTCGTGTAAACAGAGCTAGAGGCTTAGAACTTCTTTCACCAGAAGATTTACTAAATGCCAGTAGACAATTAGCATCTTTAGGTTTACCTATAGTATTGAGAGTGTTTGATAGCGGAGTTATGGTCCTTCAGTCACGATCACACGATGATAATGTCATAGTTGATATTATAGCAGATCTA aTAAGAGAAAGAGGATCTCTAACAGCAGAAGAACTTGCTCAATCGGAGGGTATATCAGTCCTTTTAGCGCGCGAAAGACTGTTAGTGActgaaaaaagaggaaaagcatGTAGAGACGACACAATTGAAGCTTTAAGATTTTACCCTAATTTATTTTTGGAACAAAATGATTAA